In the genome of Candidatus Binatia bacterium, the window TCGTGGCGGCTAGCGGCACGGGCCGCGTCGAGGCCGTCTGCGCCGACGAGGACGTGTGGCTCAGCCAGAACCGAAGCGCTCAAGGCCACGACCGCGAAGCTCTACTACCGCGGTCGGGAAATTAGCCCACGGAGGGCCGCTCCATGGACCTCGCTTCGCAACTACCTTCACGAGCGGCGGCTTGAAGCGATCAGCTCGGCGTTGCCGATCGGTATGGACGCCGAAGCGATCGAAGACCGCATTCCGAACGGGCTAATCTGGCAGACCAAACGAGTCGGAGCGACGACGCTGCGTCGACGCGCAGAGCAACTCGCATGCGCCGATCTGCGTTCACGTGACCGGGAAGACGATGCACTCCTCAACCGCCACGAGGTCGACGTTGAGCGTCAGTGGCTGCGCGCCGACGTGAAGACCGACGCCGAACTCTCGGCGCGCCTGGCGACGGTCGACGAGTTCGTGCAGCGGTGTGCCGAACTTGGTGATCGTCCGTGGCTGATGCCTGCCGCTCGCCTCTTCCTCTGCGCGCGCCCGCCGTCCTACTTCGATATCGCGCGACGCTGGTTGTATCGCGTCGAAGAGACTGGGTTTGATGACAACGTCTTTGAGCGGCTACTCGGGATCGTGAACGCCGTGCGGGGTACCGAGTACAGGGACCCCGTCGGACAGGTCATCGACCGCAGCACCGTATCCATCGACTCTTTCTGGGCCGAAGAGCCGCTCGACGATGCGCTGTCGCTGGTCGACCCGCGCATCATCCTGGGGAACCTGGTGGTCGATGATGCGGCGTGGAAGGGAGCAGCGACTCGTGTGCATGGGACGTCTTTCGGCGAACCGGTTCTCACGAAGAAGCGTCTCGAAGGACTCACCGACGTTATCGAGAAGGCGACTCGCGTGGCACGTGGGAAGGCTGCGGCGGTGCTCGTCTTGCCCGAACTGTCGGTGCCGCGTCGGTGGTTCAGGACCGTCGCGAACCACGTCGTGAAGGGTAGCCGATTGGGCTTGGTCCTTGGGCTTGAGTATCGGCACAGCGCGTCCCAGCCGTACGTGACCAACCAAGTCTTCGCTGTCCTCCCCGGGCCCCTCATGTCGGTGGCGACATGGCCGTGGACGAAGCGTCTGCCGGCGCATGCAGAGGGGAAGTTGCTCGCGAGCCTGCCGGCCCCCGTTTCATTCCGACCCGTGCCGAAGGACCCGAAGAAGCAGCTCGCGCGAACGGTGGTTCGCTCGGCGTGGGGCGACTTGTCCGTTCTCATCTGCAGCGAGCTATTCGAAGCCCGCCGCGTTGCCGATCTCCTCGGGCGGGTGAACGTCGTGCTCTGCCCGGCATGGAACACGGATACGGCGTCCTACGACCACCTCATCCAGTCCGTCGGCTTTGAGCTGCACGCGATCATCGCCATCGCGAACAACGGCCATTACTCGGACTGCCGCGCGTGGGCTCCTCGCACGCAGCGCTGGGAGCGGGACCTCTGCCGACTCATCGAGCGCGACGTGAACGACGTCGTTCACGTCGACGTTCCGCTTGCGAGCTTGGTGGCCTTCCACCGAGGCGGCAAGCAGGCGAAGGACGAGTACCGGCGTCTCCGCGAAGCGCTCGATGGGCGTGATCTCAAGGCGGCGCGTGCCGCGCTGAAGAAGCTGACGGACGAACACCCAGGAGCATGGCGGCCGCTACCGCCAGATTGGTCATGAAGCACTACTGCGAACCGACACAGGCCGCAAAAGACGCTTTCACCCGTGAGGGTGCCTTTGATGGCGGGGGGCCGTCTGCAACCACCCGTACTTCTTCGACTTCCGTAAAGGACACCATCAGCCCGACGTCCTTGATCCATGTCCTTTACGCCCTGGCCGCGCGTCGCACCTTCGAGGCATGGAGGAGCCCATGACGAAGCCCTCCCTCGACGATCTCCTACGCTCGGGCGAGTGGACCGGCGCCGAGTTCAAGGCCAGCAAGCGCGATGCCGAAGTCGGTCTTCGAGACCGTCTCGGCCTTCGCCAACACGCGCGGCGGCTGGATCGTGCTCGGTGTCACGCAGGACGGCGAGCGTTTCGAGGTCAGCGGCGTCGACGAGCCCGACAAGGTGCAGAACGACTTCCTCTCGGTGCTGCACGCCGGGCAGAAGGTCAGCCACGACGTCGACGTCTCGGAGCACCGCTACGAGCACGAAGGCAAGGTGGTCCTCGCTTTCCAGGTCGCCGAGAACCCGCGCACCCGCAAGCCCGTGTACCTCGACGGCGACATCCGCCGGACCTTCCTGTGCAGGGGCGGCGGCGACTGCCGCGCCCAGCGGCACGAGATCGAGCGCATGCTGCGCGACGCCTCGGCGGATCGCTGGGACGGCGAGCCCTTCACGCGCGTCGACCTCGACGAGGTGTTCCACTCGGCGAGCCTCAAGTGGTACCGCGACCGCTTCCACGCAACGAACCCCGGCTTCGACGTCGAACAGCCGCACCACGAGTTCCTCTACGAGTGGGGCTACCTCGTGAAGGAGAGCGGCAAGCTGCTCCCGCCGCGAGGTGCGGTGGCCTTGCTCGGCTCGCTGCGCGGGGTGCGCAACCCGATCCCGAAGCCGGTCCTCGACGTGAGATTCCTCGGCTACGCCAGCACCGAGGACTTCGATGAGACGCGCTGGATCGATCGCCTCGTGAGCGAGGTGAACATCATCGAGACCTGGCAACAGCTCCTCGCGAAGTACCTCTTCTTCATGCCCAAGACGTTCCGCGACATCGACCCGGCCACGCTCGAGCGCCGGGACGCGCCGGCGGGGTTCCGCGTCTTCCGCGAGGCCGCGATGAACCTGCTGATCCACCAGGACTACGGCGACCACTCGCGCAAGGCCGTCATCGGGTTCTTCACCGACGGCATCGAGTTCTGGAACCCGGGCGACAGCTTCGCCGAAGAGAAGCTCCTGCTCGACCCTGGCGAGAAGGACGTGCGCAACCCCGCCATCGCGATGGCCATCCGTCGTATCGGCATGTGCGAGCAGGCGGGCACCGGCCTTTGGATGATGCAGCGCGTGTGGCAGGCGCTCGGTCACGCCCCGCCGATCAACACGAACGACCGCGTTCACAAGTCGTTCGCGACGTTCCTGGCGGAGCCGCGCGGCCGCGGCCGGCCGACGCGCGCCACCTCGACGCGTTTCCGGATCTGTATCCGGACCGCGCCTGCCGCGGATTGCTTCTTTGCCGCACACCGCGGGCAGCGCAGCTCGGCGACCGTGTGCGGGCGATTCCGTGGAACACGCTGTGAGCGTCGCTACCGCAAGGGTGCTTCCCGGTAAGATCGATCCAGTTGGCCTCGGGATGAAGCTGCCGTGCTCAGGCCGTGGCGTACTCGGGTTGCCGTCCGGTGCTGGCGCTGGCGACGAGGCCGGCGACGAGCATGCTCGGGATGCGGCGCTCGCCGGGTACGAGGCGCTCGGAGAGGCCGTTGAGCAGGATGAGCGTGCGAAAGACGAGAGCTACGTCCGGTGGCACGCGCTCGAAGTCGGTCTCGGAGAGCGTCTTGCGCATCTCGCCGAAGTCGTGGCGGGCGCCGAGGGCGATTTCGAGCATGCGAGAGAAGGCGTCGGGATCGTCGCGTTCGAAGCGGAAGCCGAGGCCTCGCGCGGCTTCAACGGCGCCGGCTCGATCGCCACGCACGGCACGCGCGAACATCGCGGCGGCGTTCTCGGCGAATCCCGGCGGCAACTCCTTGGCAAGGCCGAAGTCGAGCAGGCCGATGCTGCCATCGGGGAGCACGAGCAGGTTTCCGGGATGGGGATCGCCGTGGAAAAAGCCGTGCTCGAAGAGCATCCGGCGGTAGAGGTCCGCGATGCGGTCGGCGAGTGCCGAAAGGTCGGTGCCGTCGGCGGCGAGCCGCTCCGTGGCGTGGATAGGCGTCCCTTCGAGAAACTCCAGGACCAGAAGGCGGGCTGAGCAGAGCTCGCGATGCAGGCGGGGCACGCGCACAGTTGCGTCGCCGTCGAAAGCCATGCGCACGCGTTCAGTCGACTCGGCCTCGCGGGCGAAGTCAAGCTCGAGGCCGATGAAGTGGGCGACCTCCTCCACCAGCCCGGCGAGCGGAACGTCCGCGAAGAGGCGCGTCGCGGCGGCCACCGCGCGACGGACGAGCGCAAGATCGGCGTGATAGAGCCGCATGGCCTCGGGGTACTGGATCTTGAGAGCGACTGACTCGCCGCTGTGGAGCCATGCACGATGCACCTGCGCAAGCGAGGCGGCGGCCAGCGGTTGGGGGTCGACGCGGACGAAGACCTTGTTGACCGGCCGCCCGAGCTCCTGTTCCACGGTTGCCGAAAGCGCACTCCAGGGCCGTGGCAGCACGCGGTCGTGGAAGCGGCCGAGTTCACGGATGAAGGCCGCTGGCAGCACGTCAGCGCGCGCGCCCGCCACCTGGCAGAGCTTGACGAAGGCGCCGCCGAGATCGTCTCCGAGCCCGGCGATTCCGCGTGCGAAGCGGTCGTGAGCGCGTTCCCAGGCGACGGTGTCCGAGAGCCCGCGCGCCTGACGTGCTTCGAGCCGCCGGTAGCGGAGCAGCGCCGGGGCGACCACACGGAAGGTTCGGATGGCGCGATACGCCGGATGGTGTCTCATCGGCGTGGGCCTCGTGATGGCGTGGCGAGCATGCCGTGCAGGAAGATCTCCTGCACGGTGTCGACGATGGTCTCGTCAGAGATCGACCGGATCTTCTCGCCGCCGAAGACGTGCTGGCTGAGAACGAAGATCACGAGCATGCCCACCAGCGCACGGGCGGCGACGAAGGTATCGAGGGGCCGGAGCACACCCCGTTTGACGAAGGCGTCGAGGTAAGCCGCGAAGATGCGGTTCACCGGCAGGATCACGCGCTGGGCGAAGGCGCGGGCGTCTTCGGGACGGAGCGAGAACTCGCGCAGGACGAGACCCACGAGCGGCGCGCGATCGCGGAGCCGCGCGTACAGGTGCTCGGCGATGAGCGGGATGGCCCGTTCGGGAGGCGTCTCGCGCAGCGTCTCGGTCAGGTCGGCCATATCCGGGAGCAGGGAATGGCGGACGATGACCTCTTCGAGAATCGATTCCTTGGTGGAGAAGTAGAGATAGAGGGTGCCCTTGGCGAGACCGGCCTCGCGGGCGATCTCGTCGACCGGGCTGGCGTGGAATCCCTTGCGCATCCAAACCCGCAACGCGGCATCGACGATCTGGCCGCGGCGGGCCTCCCCGAGGGCATCACGCAGGGCCGGCGCAATTCGAGGCATAACCGCCTTATGACTGACTGGTCGGTCATTGTAAAGGACCCCGGGAGGGAAAGCATTGCGCACGTAAGGGGCGCCGGCCGCGGTACGTTCCGCACCCGCCACATCGCGTGCCCAGCAGGTCGCGTCAGGGGGCGCCTGATCCGGGGCGCGCAAGTGGGGTGTCTCGTCAGTTTTCCCTTCGACACGGACGGCATGGCACCCTCCTTCCTGGTTGCATGGGACTTACGGTCTTGCCCGCGGAGCGGCAAGGCGCCGGATTGGGGCCGGCAGGTACCTTGAGAGTGCGCGCACCTTGTGCACGTACTGTGCGCGCATGGGTGTCTTGCATAACCCGCTGCGCTGAGAGAGCACGGTGTACCGTTCGGCGTGGTTGCGGATCGCCATTCTGATTTCCTTTGCCGTTCTGGCCGCATACTCGCCGGGCATGGGGGGGCATCCGTTTATCGTCGACGCCTGGCTGTGGCGGGGTGTGCGCAGCCTGGTGACGACAAACGTATGGCTGTTGCCGATCGGCGTGTTTGTCGCCGGGGCTGTGGCCGACTGCCTTGGCTCGTTGTGCCCACCATGCCGTCTTCCGGTGCGGCGTTCCTGGCTCTGGGCCCTGGCTCTGGGCGCGGTTGCGGCAGGTGTGTTCTGGAGCCTGATGGTCTCGACGTGGCTCGGCGATTACGCGCACGTCGACCGGGATCCGATCCCGCCGTTGGCGATCGAAACCGCGGAGCCACTCGGTGCTCTGTTTTCCACGCTCGTGCGGATGGCAGGCGCGGCGGCGGGGGTGGCGAGCTCGACCGCCGTGGGTCTGGAGTCCGTACTCTGCGGCGCGATCGCGGTCTCCGCGATCTTCTTGTGGGCGCGCCTGCTCGGCGCGGAGTGGCCGCTGATCTTCGCGATGGTGGTGTCCGGCGGTTACATGGTCCTCTTCTTCGGCTACCCGGAGAAAGGTACGCCGAAGTCGGTGGCGCTCGTGTGCTGGTACATCTACTTCGGCACCCGGGCGCTGCGCGAGGGGCGCCTGGCACCCATGCTTGCCTCGAGCACGGTACTCTCCGTCGCCAGCCTGATGCACGGCTCGGCACTATGCTGGTTACCCGCGCACGCCTGGTATCTGTGGCGTCGCCCCGGTTGGCGCGGGCCGGCGTTCGGTATCGGGTGTTTCCTGGCGCCATTCATCCTGCTCGGTGCGTACATCTACTTCGGCCAGCCCCCCGTCTGGTCGGTATTGGGAAATGTCGCGGCACCCGTGCAGTGGATCAAGTCACGCTGCATCACCAACTGCGGATACGATTTCTGGAGCGCGGAGCATTTCCTCGATGTGCTGAACTGTCTTCTGGTGCTCAGTCCAATGGCGCTGCTGTGCCTGCCCGAAGCGTTGTGGCACGGACGCAAGGACGGTGTCGGACGCTGGCTCGTTCTGGGGGCGGCGGGCTGGTTGTTCCTGTCGCTGACCTGGTTTCCCGTCTTCGGCTATTTCTCGGATTGGGACATCTTCGCCTGTACGCCGCTGGTGCTCTCTTATCTCGCCGTTTACACCGCACAGCAGGTCATGCCCCCGCAAGGGTTTCGTCGTCTGGCGTTGGCGTGGATTACGGTGTCTTTGTTGCACACCGCGGCGTGGCTCTATCAGTTTCACGGACCGCTGTAAGGGAATTCGCGGGTTGGCGCGAGCGGGCGACGCCGGGCGCGGCGAGCCGGTTTCCGGGGCGACGGGCCGCTGCTCGGCGAAGCGCCGGACGAGGCGATTCTCGCCCGGCGATCGGGGTGACCGTTACGGTCGGCGAATGCGCCGACCTCTGGCGCCGGCTCGCCATGCTCTCCGGCGGGCCCCGTCGGGGGGCCAAATTGACGGACCCTCCGGGTGTGTGTTAGCTGCTAACCAAGGTCGTTCGGATCATGCAGTTCCACTTCGCCAACGTCCTCGTGTTCGCGTCCCTGGCGGTTGCCTTCGTCACCGTCATGCTGCTCCTCGGCCGCCTCGTACGGCCGCACAACCCCGAACCCCTCAAGCTGACCACCTACGAGTGCGGGGAGCCGCCGACCGGCACTGCCTGGATGAACTTCAACATCCGCTTCTATCTCGTCGCTTTGATCTTCGTGATCTTCGACGTGGAGGTCGCCTTCCTGTATCCGGTCGCCGCCGTCTATCGCGACTGGGTGCTGAACGGCATGGGCGCTTTCGCCTTCCTCGAAATTGCCCTGTTCCTGGGTATTCTCTTCGTCGGACTGGCCTACGTCTGGGCGAAGGGCGACCTCGCGTGGATCAAGAAGATCCCGGCAGAGACGCAGCCGGCCGGAGCGACGGGTAACCGCGAAGCGGCCTAGCGCCGAAAGGGCTGGCCATGTCCCTCGTCAATTCATTGCCCGAAATGGTGTTGACCACCCGGGCCGACGACATCCTCAACTGGACCCGCAAGTCCTCGCTCTGGTGGATGCTGTTCGGCCTCGCGTGCTGCGCAATCGAGATGATGCAGACCCAGGGGCCGCGCGCCGATGTCGATCGCTTCGGTGCCGCGCCGCGGGCGGCGCCGCGGCAATCCGACCTGATGATCGTCGCCGGCACGCTCACGCTGAAGATGGCCCTGCGCACCAAGCTGCTTTACGAGCAGATGCCCGAGCCGCGCTACGTGATCTCCATGGGCAGCTGCGCCAACTGCGGCGGTCTCTTCCAACTCGCGTACTCCGTCTGCGACGGCGTCGATAAGGTCATCCCCGTCGACGTCTACGTCCCCGGCTGCCCGCCGCGCCCGGAAGCCCTCACCGAGGGTATCCTCAAGCTGCAAGAGAAAATCATGCAGGAGAAGTGGCTGGTCCGCCACCCGACCACCGCGGCCGTGTGAGGACGGGCCGGTCATGGACGCGGCTGCCATTCACGGCCTTTTGCAGGCGCGCCTCGGCGCTGCCGCCGGCGAGTGTCGGACGACGGCGAAACAACCGTGGATCGCCGTCAACCCCGGCGCCATCGTCGACGTCTGCCGTTTCCTGCGCGACGAACCGGAACTCGGGTTCGACTGCCTGTCGAATCAAACGGGCGTAGACTACGCTTCCGAGGGTCTCCTTCAGGTGGTCTACCACCTGTACTCG includes:
- a CDS encoding putative DNA binding domain-containing protein, which codes for MPKSVFETVSAFANTRGGWIVLGVTQDGERFEVSGVDEPDKVQNDFLSVLHAGQKVSHDVDVSEHRYEHEGKVVLAFQVAENPRTRKPVYLDGDIRRTFLCRGGGDCRAQRHEIERMLRDASADRWDGEPFTRVDLDEVFHSASLKWYRDRFHATNPGFDVEQPHHEFLYEWGYLVKESGKLLPPRGAVALLGSLRGVRNPIPKPVLDVRFLGYASTEDFDETRWIDRLVSEVNIIETWQQLLAKYLFFMPKTFRDIDPATLERRDAPAGFRVFREAAMNLLIHQDYGDHSRKAVIGFFTDGIEFWNPGDSFAEEKLLLDPGEKDVRNPAIAMAIRRIGMCEQAGTGLWMMQRVWQALGHAPPINTNDRVHKSFATFLAEPRGRGRPTRATSTRFRICIRTAPAADCFFAAHRGQRSSATVCGRFRGTRCERRYRKGASR
- a CDS encoding AarF/ABC1/UbiB kinase family protein, producing the protein MRHHPAYRAIRTFRVVAPALLRYRRLEARQARGLSDTVAWERAHDRFARGIAGLGDDLGGAFVKLCQVAGARADVLPAAFIRELGRFHDRVLPRPWSALSATVEQELGRPVNKVFVRVDPQPLAAASLAQVHRAWLHSGESVALKIQYPEAMRLYHADLALVRRAVAAATRLFADVPLAGLVEEVAHFIGLELDFAREAESTERVRMAFDGDATVRVPRLHRELCSARLLVLEFLEGTPIHATERLAADGTDLSALADRIADLYRRMLFEHGFFHGDPHPGNLLVLPDGSIGLLDFGLAKELPPGFAENAAAMFARAVRGDRAGAVEAARGLGFRFERDDPDAFSRMLEIALGARHDFGEMRKTLSETDFERVPPDVALVFRTLILLNGLSERLVPGERRIPSMLVAGLVASASTGRQPEYATA
- a CDS encoding TetR/AcrR family transcriptional regulator, giving the protein MPRIAPALRDALGEARRGQIVDAALRVWMRKGFHASPVDEIAREAGLAKGTLYLYFSTKESILEEVIVRHSLLPDMADLTETLRETPPERAIPLIAEHLYARLRDRAPLVGLVLREFSLRPEDARAFAQRVILPVNRIFAAYLDAFVKRGVLRPLDTFVAARALVGMLVIFVLSQHVFGGEKIRSISDETIVDTVQEIFLHGMLATPSRGPRR
- a CDS encoding NADH-quinone oxidoreductase subunit A; amino-acid sequence: MQFHFANVLVFASLAVAFVTVMLLLGRLVRPHNPEPLKLTTYECGEPPTGTAWMNFNIRFYLVALIFVIFDVEVAFLYPVAAVYRDWVLNGMGAFAFLEIALFLGILFVGLAYVWAKGDLAWIKKIPAETQPAGATGNREAA
- a CDS encoding NADH-quinone oxidoreductase subunit B translates to MVLTTRADDILNWTRKSSLWWMLFGLACCAIEMMQTQGPRADVDRFGAAPRAAPRQSDLMIVAGTLTLKMALRTKLLYEQMPEPRYVISMGSCANCGGLFQLAYSVCDGVDKVIPVDVYVPGCPPRPEALTEGILKLQEKIMQEKWLVRHPTTAAV